In the Anastrepha obliqua isolate idAnaObli1 chromosome 1, idAnaObli1_1.0, whole genome shotgun sequence genome, one interval contains:
- the LOC129239528 gene encoding mitotic checkpoint protein BUB3 has translation MRPTEVKLNNSPDDAISAVKFGPKTNQYLIASAWDGTVRFYDVVNNAMRQKFVEDMPVMDVAFMDIVHVVSGSLDKQLRLYDVNTHTENIVGSHDDAVRCVEYAESVNGILTGSWDKTIKLWDMREKRCVGTYEQSNGKVYSMSVNDEKIVVATSDRKVLIWDLRKMEEYMMKRESSLKYQTRCIRLFPNKEGYVMSSIEGRVAVEYLDPDPEVQKRKFAFKCHRNKEDSIEHIYPVNAISFHNVYNTFATGGSDCLVNIWDGFNKKRLCQFHQYDTSISSLNFSHDGSTLAIACSYMDEFEEPPASVPNPVIYVRYVTDQETKQK, from the exons ATGCGTCCAACAGAAGTGAAACTAAACAATTCTCCAGATGATGCTATATCAGCGGTAAAATTTGGgccaaaaacaaatcaatatcTCATTGCTTCCGCCTGGGATGGAACGGTGCGGTTCTACGATGTCGTGAACAATGCCATGCGACAGAAGTTCGTCGAGGACATGCCCGTAATGGATGTCGCCTTTATG GATATTGTGCATGTTGTAAGTGGCTCACTCGACAAACAGTTGCGCCTTTACGATGTCAATACGCACACCGAAAACATTGTTGGCTCACACGATGATGCAGTACGTTGTGTTGAATATGCTGAGTCTGTAAATGGTATACTAACTGGCAGCTGGGATAAAACGATCAAGTTGTGGGATATGCGGGAAAAGCGTTGCGTCGGCACCTACGAACAAAGTAATGGCAAAGTGTATTCAATGTCGGtaaatgatgaaaaaattgtcgtagCCACCTCAGATCGCAAAGTACTCATTTGGGATCTGCGCAAAATGGAAGAGTATATGATGAAGCGCGAATCATCGTTGAAGTATCAAACACGTTGCATACGTTTGTTTCCCAATAAGGAGGGTTATGTGATGTCTTCCATTGAGGGACGTGTTGCTGTCGAGTATTTGGATCCTGATCCAGAAGTACAAAAGCGTAAATTTGCTTTCAAGTGTCATCGCAATAAAGAGGATAGCATTGAACACATTTACCCGGTAAACGCTATAAGTTTTCACAATGTTTACAACACCTTTGCGACGGGCGGCTCGGACTGTTTAGTGAATATTTGGGATGGTTTCAACAAAAAGCGCCTCTGTCAGTTCCATCAATATGATACATCAATCTCATCACTTAACTTCAGTCATGATGGCAGCACTCTAGCCATTGCCTGCTCCTATATGGATGAATTCGAAGAACCACCTGCAAGTGTGCCTAATCCCGTTATTTATGTGCGCTATGTAACCGATCAAGAAACTAAACAAAAGTAG
- the LOC129239518 gene encoding lysoplasmalogenase-like protein TMEM86A, whose product MADTMHLLKTQILKLMPFFNAVVIYFAFVQDPKGELWTTTLKCLPIGMLMFYVVAKGFALTPAYRRSQRILLGLIGSCAGDALLSINLFPQGMGAFAIGHIWYISAFGWKPLKLSIGVTLYILGAVGISVVFKRLDAVLAVGLPIYAALLLTTCWRALARALQSSSFIDTFCAVGAVLFLISDIVIGINMFLISVPYSRIFIMSTYYTAQFAITLSTANESPESWKHMGNGKPALKSNRAKTKD is encoded by the exons CTTAAAACGCAAATATTAAAACTGATGCCATTTTTCAATGcagttgttatttattttgctttcgtACAAGATCCAAAGGGCGAACTATGGACCACAACGCTGAAATGTCTGCCCATTGGAATGTTGATGTTCTATGTTGTCGCAAAGGGTTTCGCGCTTACGCCCGC CTACAGACGCTCACAACGCATACTGCTCGGCTTAATCGGCTCATGCGCCGGTGATGCATTGCTCAGCATTAATCTTTTCCCTCAAGGAATGGGTGCTTTTGCCATCGGTCATATCTGGTACATATCAGCGTTCGGTTGGAAACCACTGAAGCTATCAATCGGTGTAACGTTGTACATTTTAGGTGCAGTGG GTATTTCGGTGGTTTTCAAACGTCTTGACGCCGTACTCGCTGTTGGTCTTCCTATCTATGCTGCCCTCTTGCTGACCACTTGTTGGCGTGCACTGGCTCGCGCGCTCCAAAGTTCCAGCTTTATAGACACATTCTGTGCTGTGGGTGCAGTGCTTTTCCTCATATCCGATATAGTCATCGGCATTAATATGTTCTTGATTTCGGTACCGTATTCAAGA ATTTTCATTATGTCGACTTATTATACTGCTCAATTTGCGATCACCCTCAGCACTGCCAATGAAAGCCCCGAGTCTTGGAAGCATATGGGAAATGGCAAACCGGCGCTCAAAAGTAATCGCGCCAAAACAAAAGACTGA
- the LOC129239522 gene encoding endonuclease III-like protein 1, with amino-acid sequence MGEKGAVLKTLAKKLSEKTRIGRVVEVQDIEDTIKAPFFSPVQTRQQRKLNQTQILEFPTKPQTTGPTAESSGLKKETAKPGTSPKNIDVAATTTTKKVKKDFESTMKWEPKDWRLMLDNIRIMRTVDAPVDTMGCHKCSDDKADEKTQRFQKLVALMLSSQTKDEITFDAMQRLKSNQMTPRIIAAMERSKLEELLKPVSFYKNKAKYLQLTSQVLIDKYDSDIPGTIKELEALPGVGPKMAHLCMSTAWNEVTGIGVDVHVHRITNRLKWLPKPTKEPEQTRIALESWLPRDMWPEVNHLLVGFGQTVCKAVRPRCMACLNSGICPAAQCKNVVKSLKTGPKILLMDNDDSKDVTVTKRSKLQNPKKVSIENGR; translated from the exons ATGGGTGAAAAAGGTGCAGTGTTGAAAACATTAGCGAAAAAATTATCCGAAAAGACACGAATCGGTCGTGTAGTGGAAGTTCAG GATATCGAAGATACAATAAAAGCTCCATTTTTCTCACCTGTACAAACGCGACAGCAGcgaaaattaaaccaaactcaGATACTCGAATTCCCAACTAAACCCCAAACAACAGGCCCCACCGCAGAGTCTAGCGGGTTGAAAAAAGAGACTGCTAAGCCAGGCACTTCGCCTAAAAATATCGatgttgctgctacaacaacaactaaaaaggtcaaaaaggattttgaaagTACCATGAAATGGGAGCCGAAAGACTGGCGTTTGATGTTGGATAATATCCGTATAATGCGCACTGTCGATGCGCCTGTGGACACCATGGGATGCCACAAATGTTCGGATGATAAGGCAGATGAAAAG ACGCAACGCTTTCAAAAACTTGTTGCCCTAATGCTCTCAAGTCAGACGAAAGATGAAATCACCTTTGATGCCATGCAACGGCTGAAAAGCAATCAAATGACACCGCGAATCATTGCAGCCATGGAGAGAAGCAAACTGGAGGAATTACTAAAACCCGTATCATTTTATAAA aacaaagcgaaatattTACAATTGACTTCGCAAGTACTCATCGATAAATATGACAGTGACATTCCAGGCACCATCAAAGAATTGGAAGCATTGCCAGGGGTTGGTCCGAAAATGGCGCATTTATGCATGTCAACGGCATGGAATGAAGTGACGGGAATAGGCGTAGATGTGCATGTGCATCGCATTACAAATCGTCTAAAGTGGCTGCCTAAGCCTACAAAGGAACCCGAACAGACGCGTATCGCATTGGAATCGTGGCTACCACGAGATATGTGGCCAGAAGTCAATCATTTGCTAGTTGGTTTCGGCCAAACAGTTTGCAAAGCTGTGCGTCCACGTTGCATGGCATGTTTGAATAGTGGAATATGTCCAGCTGCGCAATGTAAAAATGTAGTTAAGTCTTTAAAAACTggtccaaaaatattattgatgGACAATGATGATAGTAAGGATGTGACAGTCACAAAAAGATCCAAattgcaaaatccaaaaaaagtttcaatcgAAAATGGCCGGTAA
- the LOC129253403 gene encoding probable cytochrome P450 304a1 gives MLTEILLSICAAISLYLCYRYAVSRPEGFPPGPPRIPLFGSYLFMMLADKKYLHKGVLKFTKWYKSDIVGFHVGPFPTVAVHNAQGVREILNRREFDGRVPIFLAQMRAPEDELLGIFFREGPVWKEQRRFILRYLRDFGFGRRFAELELVIQEEITDLLDLIRNGPRYPHEHELSRPGGYRVCVPNVWSPFTYNAFFHIMMNERRPRSDQAEVLQLIKMGMIFQRKGDDYGKMLSIMPWIRHLFPSWSAYDVLTTANKFIFEFFEKIIDHHIDTYDENSERNFIDLYIKQMKVEHEQGQTDVYYRTQFILALVDFAFPAFTAIGVQFTFLIQYLLLYPDVLKRIQSEIDEVVGGGRLPTLEDRKHLHYTEAAIREGLRIETLVPSDVPHRALEDTELLGYKIPKHTIVIPSLYAYHADERVWGDPTKFRPERFLDENGKLSLKKDVSLPFGAGKRLCAGETFARNMLFLITTAMCQNFNFILGPGDVLPDLTKNNNGLIITPYDFWLQLEERN, from the exons atgctaaCGGAAATTCTCTTGAGTATTTGTGCAGCGATTAGCCTCTATTTATGCTATCGCTATGCAGTTAGCCGTCCTGAAGGATTCCCACCTG GACCTCCGCGCATACCGCTATTCGGCAGTTATTTGTTCATGATGCTGgcggataaaaaatatttgcataaaggcGTACTGAAATTTACCAAGTGGTATAAATCGGATATTGTGGGTTTTCATGTCGGCCCTTTTCCTACGGTTGCGGTGCATAATGCGCAGGGTGTCAGAGAAATATTGAATAGAAGAGAATTTGACGGACGCGTACCAATATTTTTGGCGCAAATGCGCGCACCTGAAGATGAATTATTAG GTATTTTCTTTCGTGAAGGTCCTGTGTGGAAGGAGCAACGTCGCTTTATTTTACGCTACCTTCGTGATTTTGGATTCGGCCGCCGTTTTGCTGAACTGGAATTAGTCATTCAAGAGGAGATAACTGATCTTTTAGATCTCATACGCAACGGCCcccgctatccacatgagcacGAATTATCTAGGCCGGGCGGTTATAGAGTGTGCGTCCCAAATGTGTGGAGCCCATTTACATACAACGCCTTTTTTCACATAATGATGAACGAACGGCGGCCGCGTTCGGATCAAGCCGAAGTGTTGCAGCTCATCAAGATGGGAATGATTTTTCAACGCAAAGGAGATGATTATGGTAAAATGTTGAGTATAATGCCTTGGATACGACACCTATTCCCCAGTTGGAGCGCCTATGATGTACTAACAACggcgaataaatttatttttgagtttttcgaaaaaattatagatCATCACATTGACACCTATGATGAGAATAGTGAACGAAATTTTATCGATTTATATATCAAGCAGATGAAAGTAGAGCATGAGCAGGGCCAGACCGACGTTTACTATCGCACACAGTTCATATTGGCTTTGGTGGATTTCGCCTTTCCCGCATTCACAGCGATTGGTGTACAATTTACGTTCCTGATACAATACCTCCTACTCTATCCCGACGTGCTGAAACGCATACAATCGGAAATAGATGAGGTGGTTGGTGGTGGGCGCTTGCCAACGCTTGAAGACCGCAAGCATTTGCATTACACAGAAGCTGCTATTCGGGAGGGTTTGAGAATTGAGACTTTGGTGCCTTCGGATGTGCCGCACCGAGCATTAGAGGACACCGAACTGCTGGGTTACAAAATACCGAAA cACACGATTGTTATACCCAGTTTGTATGCATATCACGCTGATGAACGCGTCTGGGGCGATCCGACAAAATTTAGGCCGGAACGATTTTTGGATGAGAATGGAAAGCTATCGCTGAAAAAGGACGTATCACTGCCTTTCGGCGCAG GAAAACGACTTTGTGCTGGAGAGACTTTCGCGCGAAATATGCTATTCCTCATAACTACAGCgatgtgtcaaaattttaactttattttgggGCCAGGTGATGTATTACCAGATTTAACGAAAAATAATAACGGTTTAATTATCACACCATACGATTTTTGGTTACAATTGGAGGAAAGGAACTAA